A portion of the Pseudoalteromonas luteoviolacea genome contains these proteins:
- a CDS encoding lactoylglutathione lyase has product MMNSHDIRPFIPVNNLNASKVFYEALGFESDDTNDEMIIISNDTCSFFLYQAADIEGETNLMFQLIVPDIQAALNSIQNVQNTEVKYEPIKEAHWGKIIYLWGPSGEMWHITELAT; this is encoded by the coding sequence ATGATGAATTCACACGACATTCGGCCATTCATTCCCGTAAACAATTTGAACGCTTCAAAAGTGTTTTATGAGGCGCTAGGGTTTGAAAGTGATGATACCAATGATGAGATGATCATAATAAGCAACGATACATGTAGCTTCTTTTTATATCAGGCTGCCGATATAGAAGGAGAGACCAACCTGATGTTTCAGCTCATTGTGCCAGATATTCAAGCAGCGCTTAATTCTATCCAAAATGTACAAAATACAGAGGTAAAGTATGAACCCATCAAAGAAGCGCACTGGGGTAAAATTATCTACCTTTGGGGGCCTTCAGGTGAAATGTGGCACATCACTGAACTGGCAACGTGA
- a CDS encoding GNAT family N-acetyltransferase, whose translation MNYTIEEYVPTPQEYCDMRVTAGLSAKSLKAAEIGLPNTLYGVSIRHDSKLIGMGRVVGDGACNFEIVDVAVDPQYQGQGLGRQVMEYIDRYLTSVALEGSYVSMIADEPKFYEKLGYRLVAPKSQGMTKKFYHSK comes from the coding sequence ATGAATTATACAATTGAAGAATATGTACCTACGCCCCAAGAATACTGTGATATGCGCGTGACGGCTGGCTTATCAGCGAAATCTTTAAAAGCCGCAGAAATTGGCTTACCGAATACGTTATATGGTGTGTCTATTCGTCACGATAGCAAGCTCATCGGTATGGGCCGAGTGGTGGGCGATGGCGCATGTAATTTTGAGATTGTAGATGTCGCAGTTGACCCGCAATACCAAGGGCAAGGCTTAGGCCGACAAGTGATGGAGTACATTGATAGATACCTAACATCGGTTGCACTTGAAGGCTCGTATGTATCCATGATCGCTGATGAACCTAAATTTTATGAAAAACTAGGCTACCGCTTGGTGGCGCCAAAAAGCCAAGGTATGACCAAAAAGTTTTATCACTCGAAATGA
- a CDS encoding glycoside hydrolase family protein codes for MDLISQLKVHEGFRSQMYKCTKDKWTIGYGFNLESGITKEEAALLLQCRVKRISHQLSNELPYFALPNEQRQAVLVNMAFNLGVTGLMNFKKTLSYVEAGDYEQAAIEMMDSRWAKQVPNRAQELSNQMYTGMWH; via the coding sequence ATGGATTTAATATCGCAATTAAAAGTACATGAGGGATTTCGCTCGCAGATGTACAAATGCACCAAAGACAAATGGACCATTGGTTATGGCTTTAACTTAGAGAGTGGTATCACCAAAGAAGAAGCTGCGCTTTTATTGCAGTGCAGAGTTAAAAGAATCTCTCATCAGCTATCAAATGAGCTTCCATATTTCGCCTTACCCAATGAACAGCGCCAAGCCGTGCTAGTAAACATGGCTTTTAATCTGGGTGTTACAGGCTTAATGAACTTCAAAAAGACGCTTTCGTATGTGGAAGCTGGTGATTATGAGCAGGCCGCTATTGAAATGATGGACAGTCGCTGGGCTAAGCAAGTACCGAATAGAGCTCAAGAGCTTTCAAATCAAATGTACACTGGTATGTGGCACTGA
- a CDS encoding methyl-accepting chemotaxis protein, which yields MNFKSLQVKYSSLFFAISVFFIAVVSINLFLISKTEKSLSEVGNKFNPAISAVINADRDLYQALSAEQHTLYSTNLDSSYNSLYADYQENAQQALDRMNKYRDLMQDYPSALSPLRGFDNQYRAWLSDSQKVFDLIRQGDKSAAIIQSEGIATQSFNDLREYFNLAGEAADRISGEVSNQSISEVNSTLTVIWVISAIVVAIIIAIGVIAPKKMANALNDLAKQLKEMSHGDGDLTKRINSDRDDELGDVANEFDKFVAGLCDLIRTIVDESMSVVKGVESLERGSKDIHDTCSNQLQAIEVIVTAVNEMSYAIKEVAKNASLTAQDLSHVNELTEEGTSVTNQTVSQITQLSEVVAHASDTISKVAEDSTNIASVLDVIRGIAEQTNLLALNAAIEAARAGDQGRGFAVVADEVRTLASKTQQSTENIQEMISNLQQGVEQAVSSIEKGNESTSSTVECSSQTLESLDKIAQASARVSDVAVQTATATEQQSKVTEDISGNLTQMSEGTRHNFDTAVENEEIADQTMASAKKLREAVGGFKLG from the coding sequence ATGAACTTCAAAAGCCTGCAAGTTAAATACTCGTCCCTGTTTTTTGCCATCTCTGTGTTTTTTATTGCGGTTGTATCTATCAACCTGTTCCTTATATCTAAAACTGAAAAAAGCCTCAGTGAAGTTGGCAATAAATTCAACCCTGCAATCTCAGCCGTTATTAATGCAGACAGAGATTTATATCAAGCGCTATCAGCGGAGCAGCACACTTTGTATAGCACCAACTTGGATAGCAGCTACAACAGCTTGTATGCTGATTATCAAGAAAACGCGCAACAAGCGCTTGATCGTATGAACAAATACCGTGACTTGATGCAAGATTACCCCAGTGCGCTGTCACCGCTTCGGGGTTTTGATAACCAGTACAGGGCTTGGCTCAGCGACTCGCAAAAGGTGTTTGATTTAATACGTCAAGGTGATAAAAGCGCAGCCATTATTCAAAGCGAAGGGATAGCAACACAAAGCTTTAACGATCTTAGAGAGTATTTTAATTTGGCAGGCGAGGCCGCGGATAGGATAAGTGGTGAGGTGAGTAACCAATCTATCAGTGAAGTAAACAGCACTTTGACCGTGATTTGGGTGATCAGCGCCATAGTGGTTGCGATTATTATTGCCATTGGGGTGATAGCGCCTAAAAAAATGGCAAATGCCTTAAATGACCTTGCAAAGCAATTGAAAGAGATGAGTCATGGTGACGGGGATTTAACCAAACGCATTAATTCAGACCGCGATGATGAATTAGGCGATGTGGCCAATGAATTTGACAAGTTTGTTGCAGGTCTCTGTGATCTCATTCGCACCATTGTTGATGAGTCTATGTCGGTTGTTAAGGGAGTCGAGTCACTGGAGCGCGGCTCTAAAGATATTCACGATACGTGTTCTAACCAATTACAAGCCATTGAAGTGATTGTGACTGCCGTGAATGAAATGTCCTATGCAATTAAGGAAGTAGCTAAAAACGCCAGTTTAACTGCACAAGATTTATCTCATGTGAATGAGCTCACAGAAGAGGGGACAAGCGTGACTAACCAGACGGTGAGCCAAATAACGCAGTTATCAGAGGTAGTTGCACATGCGTCAGATACAATCTCTAAAGTTGCCGAAGATTCAACAAATATTGCTTCTGTTTTAGATGTTATTCGCGGTATTGCAGAGCAAACCAACCTACTGGCGTTAAACGCTGCCATTGAGGCCGCAAGAGCGGGGGATCAGGGCCGAGGTTTTGCAGTGGTTGCTGATGAAGTAAGAACTCTGGCAAGTAAAACACAGCAATCGACCGAAAATATTCAAGAAATGATTTCGAATTTACAACAAGGTGTCGAACAGGCAGTCTCATCCATTGAAAAAGGCAATGAGTCAACGAGCTCCACGGTGGAGTGCTCTTCTCAGACTTTGGAGTCCTTGGACAAAATTGCGCAAGCATCGGCGCGTGTATCGGATGTTGCAGTGCAAACTGCCACTGCGACAGAGCAACAAAGTAAAGTCACAGAAGATATCAGCGGTAACTTGACACAAATGTCCGAAGGTACACGCCATAACTTTGATACCGCCGTTGAAAACGAAGAGATAGCAGATCAAACCATGGCAAGTGCTAAAAAGTTGCGCGAGGCAGTCGGTGGCTTCAAGTTAGGCTAG
- a CDS encoding DUF2237 family protein gives MALEKAKNVLGGDLEVCCIDPLTGFMRDGYCNTNDMDHGTHVVCAIVTEEFLAFTKTRGNDLSTPAPQYQFPGLKPGDGWCLCSLRWKEAYIAGFAPPVKLSATHEKVLEYVDLDVLKEFSID, from the coding sequence ATGGCGCTAGAAAAAGCTAAAAATGTATTAGGTGGGGATTTAGAGGTGTGCTGTATCGATCCGTTAACCGGGTTTATGCGTGACGGATATTGCAATACCAATGACATGGACCACGGCACACATGTGGTGTGCGCCATCGTCACTGAAGAGTTTTTGGCTTTTACCAAAACAAGAGGCAATGATTTAAGCACACCTGCGCCTCAGTATCAGTTTCCGGGTTTAAAGCCAGGTGATGGCTGGTGTTTGTGTTCTCTTAGGTGGAAAGAAGCGTATATAGCTGGGTTTGCACCACCAGTTAAGCTCAGTGCAACGCATGAAAAAGTACTTGAGTATGTGGATTTAGACGTATTGAAAGAGTTTAGCATTGACTGA
- a CDS encoding M14 family metallopeptidase — MYMRNSYKALSIAIASALAMSANAADGVKRLPTELQGLNYNKPLIEGKLSSSIPTPESILGFPVGQRAATPAQITEALAAWQKVSDRMQVIEYAQSHEGRPLHYVVISSAKNLANTDQIKSDLARLANPVNLSSSEEKRIIDRLPAVSWLAYTIHGNEASGSDAALAAIYQLIASQEQDIETLLDKSVIIIDPLMNPDGRARFTKQLQQRRGVAPNVDTQSTLHTDAWATGRSNHYFFDLNRDFTLGVHPETQGIVKSINEWNPQLMIDAHEMGSMDSYLFGLAREPVNKNLSSHIRKWGTVFEQDQADALDKENWPYYMGEWLENLYPGYSSYAAFRGTIHILYEQARIKEDGVMQPNGRIVSYAEGVDKQLVSSIANIKTLAKHSKDIYRDFVKDKRQLISKDSPFADQTFAILPTENHQRMAKFVNLMQLQGFELHQSTKPIKVSKAKNQLGEQVKTELPAGTLLIRNRQPQGRLVSAMLEFDAKITDEVLVEERQRLLRNGSSLMYDATAWNISMMYGLEALTVKKDINEDIRPYTAPEQRPPIIKKENALAYVIDGQDDASVGFAARLMERGVTTRIIDKETVLDDVNISRGSIIVSRYDNEFFAGDLDAVVEKTAKEMHVTTHAVAGGHGEGDLPDFGGSHFKVLAQPRIAILNGSGVSSLDFGAIWHSIDSNLGIRHSHIDSDYFNWTDLRRYNTLVLPSTWRSKLGKSELSAINNWVESGGTLIAIDGSVPQLTNPKAKLSQVRQIKDAFKEIEQYDIALQREWLAQQDNYPEISNIWQHDAVDKVKYPWDAAAKPLSEKQLKKQDEWLAQFRTSGAIVAARTDQKHWLTFGAPPVIPVLTARDPILMSKGRVETAVRFGSYQEMDASAWKKHVKEAKDKPVSRKVGWATLPEKQELTLRMSGLLWPEASKRLANSAYLTRERKGNGQIILFSGQPVFRGSTLATNRLLLNAIVYGSGLGARQVVTNL, encoded by the coding sequence ATGTATATGCGCAATTCATATAAGGCATTGTCTATTGCCATTGCAAGCGCTCTGGCAATGAGTGCAAACGCCGCTGATGGCGTCAAGCGCTTACCAACCGAGCTACAAGGGCTGAATTACAACAAACCCTTAATTGAAGGCAAGTTGAGCTCGTCTATTCCCACACCTGAAAGTATATTAGGTTTCCCTGTTGGGCAGCGCGCTGCAACACCGGCTCAAATTACAGAGGCACTGGCGGCATGGCAAAAAGTCAGTGACAGAATGCAAGTTATTGAATATGCGCAATCTCACGAAGGGCGACCTTTACATTATGTGGTCATCTCGTCAGCAAAAAACTTGGCTAACACTGATCAAATCAAGTCAGACTTAGCGCGACTTGCAAACCCAGTCAATCTATCCAGCTCTGAAGAAAAGCGCATTATTGATCGCCTACCTGCGGTATCGTGGTTGGCTTATACCATTCATGGCAACGAGGCATCGGGCAGTGACGCGGCACTTGCCGCCATATATCAACTCATTGCATCGCAAGAGCAAGATATTGAAACGTTACTTGATAAAAGCGTGATCATTATCGACCCGTTGATGAACCCAGACGGTCGTGCTCGCTTTACCAAGCAGCTTCAGCAGCGTCGTGGCGTAGCCCCGAATGTTGACACGCAGTCCACATTGCATACAGATGCATGGGCCACAGGGCGAAGTAATCATTATTTCTTTGATTTAAACCGTGACTTTACATTGGGTGTACACCCAGAAACTCAGGGAATCGTCAAATCGATTAATGAATGGAACCCGCAGTTAATGATAGATGCCCATGAAATGGGATCGATGGATTCATATTTATTTGGTTTGGCAAGAGAGCCGGTAAACAAAAATCTATCATCTCATATCAGAAAATGGGGCACAGTGTTTGAACAAGACCAAGCTGATGCGTTAGATAAAGAAAACTGGCCATATTATATGGGTGAGTGGCTAGAAAACTTATATCCAGGCTATTCAAGTTATGCTGCTTTTAGAGGCACCATTCATATTCTATACGAGCAAGCACGGATCAAAGAAGACGGCGTAATGCAGCCTAATGGTCGTATAGTGAGTTATGCAGAAGGAGTTGACAAGCAACTGGTTAGTAGCATTGCCAACATTAAAACCTTAGCAAAACACTCCAAAGATATTTATCGAGACTTTGTCAAAGATAAGCGTCAGCTCATCTCAAAAGACAGCCCGTTTGCTGATCAAACTTTTGCTATTTTACCAACTGAAAACCATCAGCGTATGGCCAAGTTTGTCAATTTAATGCAGCTGCAAGGCTTTGAACTACACCAAAGCACTAAGCCGATTAAAGTGAGCAAGGCTAAAAACCAGCTCGGTGAGCAAGTTAAAACAGAACTGCCAGCTGGCACGCTACTGATCCGTAATCGCCAACCGCAAGGTCGATTAGTGTCAGCTATGTTGGAGTTTGATGCAAAAATTACGGATGAGGTATTAGTTGAAGAGCGTCAGCGCCTATTGCGAAATGGTTCAAGCTTAATGTATGACGCGACGGCGTGGAATATCTCCATGATGTACGGCCTTGAAGCACTGACTGTTAAAAAAGACATTAACGAAGATATTCGCCCTTATACAGCTCCTGAGCAGCGCCCGCCAATCATTAAAAAAGAGAACGCTTTGGCTTATGTCATTGACGGTCAAGACGATGCATCGGTTGGCTTTGCGGCCCGGCTGATGGAACGCGGCGTGACAACACGTATTATTGATAAAGAAACTGTGCTGGATGATGTGAATATAAGCCGTGGTTCCATTATTGTCTCGCGCTATGATAATGAGTTTTTCGCTGGCGATTTAGATGCAGTAGTAGAAAAAACAGCCAAAGAAATGCATGTTACTACGCACGCAGTTGCTGGTGGGCACGGAGAAGGTGATTTACCTGATTTTGGTGGTTCTCACTTTAAAGTATTGGCGCAACCGAGAATTGCGATTTTAAATGGCAGTGGTGTAAGTTCACTGGACTTTGGTGCAATTTGGCACAGCATAGACAGCAACTTAGGTATTCGTCACTCACATATTGATAGCGATTACTTTAATTGGACAGATCTAAGACGATACAACACGCTCGTTTTACCTTCAACTTGGCGCAGTAAATTAGGAAAGAGTGAATTATCTGCTATTAACAATTGGGTTGAGTCCGGCGGCACACTCATTGCGATTGATGGCTCTGTTCCTCAGTTGACCAACCCAAAAGCAAAGTTAAGCCAAGTCAGGCAGATAAAAGACGCATTCAAAGAGATTGAGCAATACGATATCGCATTGCAAAGAGAATGGTTAGCACAGCAAGATAACTACCCAGAAATTAGCAATATTTGGCAACATGACGCTGTTGATAAAGTCAAATACCCTTGGGATGCTGCTGCAAAGCCGCTGTCAGAGAAACAACTGAAAAAGCAAGATGAGTGGCTTGCCCAATTCAGAACCTCTGGTGCGATTGTTGCTGCAAGAACAGATCAAAAACATTGGCTTACTTTTGGTGCGCCGCCTGTGATCCCTGTTTTAACAGCAAGAGATCCTATTTTGATGAGTAAAGGACGCGTAGAAACCGCGGTTAGGTTTGGTAGCTATCAAGAAATGGACGCCAGCGCGTGGAAAAAACACGTCAAGGAAGCAAAAGATAAACCCGTTTCGCGTAAAGTGGGATGGGCGACATTACCCGAAAAGCAAGAGCTGACATTACGTATGAGTGGCTTGTTATGGCCTGAAGCCAGCAAGCGTCTTGCAAATTCAGCCTATTTGACTCGTGAACGAAAAGGCAACGGGCAAATCATTTTATTCTCTGGTCAACCGGTATTTAGGGGCTCTACACTTGCCACTAATCGATTGCTACTGAATGCCATTGTTTATGGATCGGGACTTGGTGCGCGTCAGGTGGTGACAAACTTATAA